The Daucus carota subsp. sativus chromosome 7, DH1 v3.0, whole genome shotgun sequence genome window below encodes:
- the LOC108195186 gene encoding heavy metal-associated isoprenylated plant protein 36 codes for MATISPEEPPQPLTYQTWVLKVSIHCVGCKRKVKKILQNIDGVYTITIDSQQQKVTVTGNIDAETLIKKLVKTGKHAEMWPENPAAKEKKPEKPKNEEGEKDENSSDEDEENPNERPQEEVKVINNVKEGGPTVMFCPGMPENHPSGNKPPAAEQKPGDQSSGGTGAGGAKKKKKKKKKGQNSNNPNQGANTNGGVQNSGTGNVIVGPPHVHDQVNNGPPIPYPHQYPTSCGPQPVYVMSYHTSQPRVSAGPSYYVQSSPYTCSSYAEPEMINMRTTPSDSSFEIFSDENPHGCYIM; via the exons ATGGCTACCATCTCCCCCGAAGAACCTCCCCAGCCTCTAACATATCAG acaTGGGTTTTGAAAGTCTCCATCCACTGCGTTGGCTGCAAGCGAAAAGTCAAGAAAATTCTTCAGAACATTGATG GCGTTTATACTATAACAATAGACTCGCAGCAACAAAAAGTGACGGTCACAGGGAACATAGATGCAGAAACACTAATCAAGAAGCTAGTGAAAACAGGGAAACATGCAGAGATGTGGCCTGAAAATCCTGCCGCCAAGGAGAAAAAGCCCGAAAAGCCCAAGAACGAAGAGGGTGAAAAAGATGAAAATAGtagtgatgaagatgaagagaatCCAAATGAACGTCCTCAAGAAGAAGTTAAGGTGATCAACAACGTCAAAGAAGGGGGGCCCACCGTCATGTTCTGCCCCGGCATGCCGGAAAATCACCCCTCCGGCAACAAACCGCCGGCTGCCGAGCAAAAGCCAGGTGATCAAAGTAGTGGTGGCACTGGAGCTGGTGGAgctaagaaaaagaagaaaaagaaaaagaaagggcAAAATAGTAATAATCCTAATCAGGGTGCAAATACTAATGGTGGGGTGCAGAACAGCGGAACAGGGAATGTTATTGTGGGTCCCCCTCACGTGCATGATCAAGTAAATAATGGCCCTCCGATTCCATATCCACATCAGTATCCCACAAGTTGTGGGCCTCAACCAGTGTATGTGATGAGTTACCATACTTCGCAGCCTAGGGTAAGTGCTGGTCCAAGCTACTATGTGCAATCCTCACCGTACACGTGTTCGAGTTATGCTGAGCCTGAGATGATCAACATGCGGACCACACCGTCCGATTCATCTTTCGAGATATTTAGCGATGAGAATCCTCATGGGTGCTATATCATGTAG
- the LOC108196416 gene encoding probable protein phosphatase 2C 40 — MHQERSPDPDGEIKVSFGYYCNEKKSACDISDEYETPTGIKLRRTNSSFSCFSGAALSANATLANTNICNGLIGAEILPTWDSPTSFRKIPSSSSISKLDLLSSSLHSSLSNLSCSPSTPSEATESDFLSLKSMSAPSRSEGFLNAMEVQVAGGAAGEDRVQAVCSEENGWLFCAIYDGFNGRDAADFLAGTLYDTIGVYLNLLEWECESNQTSVFPDLLEDDKFAKGGKSSLKVASTELSGKRLSSLPRQRVLDCLQRALSQAENDFLYMVEQEMEERPDIVSVGSCVLVVLLHGKDLYILNLGDSRAVMATYVEVGITKNKVLQAIQLTDSHTVDNEVEKTQLLNNHPDDPLAIVGGKVKGKLKVTRAFGVGYLKKQILNEALMGILRVRNLKSPPYVSTEPSLCIHEVSNADHFIILGSDGLFDFFTNDEIVKLVHSYILCYPCGDPAKFLLEQLVLRAADCAGFSTEELMSIPAGRRRKYHDDVTVIVIMLGTNKRTSKASTCL, encoded by the exons ATGCATCAAGAAAGAAGTCCTGATCCAGATGGAGAAATTAAAGTAAGTTTTGGATATTATTGCAATGAAAAGAAAAGTGCTTGTGATATTTCTGATGAATATGAAACCCCTACTGGAATTAAACTTCGAAGAACCAATAGCTCTTTTTCTTGCTTCTCTGGTGCCGCCTTGAGTGCCAATGCTACTTTGGCCAACACAAATATCTGCAATGGATTAATTGGCGCAGAGATTCTTCCAACGTGGGACTCACCCACTTCATTCAGAAAGATCCCCTCTTCTTCCTCAATATCTAAGTTGGACCTGCTATCTAGTTCTCTTCACAGCAGTTTATCAAATTTGAGTTGTAGTCCATCAACTCCAAGTGAGGCCACTGAATCTgattttttgtcactaaagtcCATGAGTGCCCCTTCAAGAAGCGAAGGTTTTCTCAATGCCATGGAAGTGCAAGTAGCAGGTGGGGCTGCCGGTGAAGATCGAGTCCAAGCTGTTTGTTCTGAAGAAAATGGCTGGCTTTTTTGCGCTATCTATGATGGCTTCAACGGTAGAGATGCTGCTGATTTTCTGGCTGGTACACTGTATGATACTATTGGGGTCTATTTGAATTTGTTAGAATGGGAATGCGAATCCAATCAAACATCTGTTTTCCCGGATCTGCTCGAGGATGACAAATTTGCCAAAGGGGGTAAATCTAGTCTTAAGGTTGCAAGCACTGAATTATCAGGTAAAAGATTGTCCAGCCTACCTAGACAAAGGGTGCTTGATTGCCTTCAACGTGCTCTGTCTCAGGCTGAGAATGATTTCCTCTACATGGTTGAGCAGGAAATGGAGGAACGCCCTGATATAGTATCTGTTGGATCTTGTGTTTTGGTTGTGTTACTCCATGGGAAGGATTTGTACATACTCAATTTAGGTGACAGTCGAGCTGTAATGGCAACATACGTTGAAGTGGGCATTACTAAAAACAAGGTTCTACAAGCTATACAGCTAACTGATAGTCATACAGTTGACAACGAAGTTGAGAAAACCCAACTTTTAAATAATCATCCTGATGACCCCTTGGCAATTGTGGGTGGAAAGGTGAAAGGAAAGTTAAAGGTCACTCGTGCCTTTGGAGTTGGTTACTTGAAAAAG CAAATATTGAATGAAGCGTTAATGGGCATCCTTCGGGTTCGTAACCTTAAAAGTCCTCCATATGTCTCCACAGAGCCATCCCTATGTATACATGAAGTCTCGAATGCTGATCATTTCATCATACTTGGGAGCGATGGTTTGTTTGATTTCTTTACAAATGATGAAATTGTAAAGCTCGTCCATTCTTATATCTTGTGCTATCCTTGTGGAGATCCAGCCAAATTTTTGTTAGAACAGCTTGTACTGAGAGCAGCAGATTGTGCAG GTTTCAGTACAGAAGAGTTGATGAGTATCCCTGCCGGTAGGAGAAGAAAATATCACGATGATGTAACTGTGATTGTGATCATGCTGGGGACAAATAAGCGAACATCCAAGGCATCAACTTGCCTATAG